In the Campylobacter sp. RM6914 genome, one interval contains:
- a CDS encoding BON domain-containing protein yields MILKPFVICLFVFVFAGCVGGLTPATGVLNVYDAYSISRDERDISSITKDKFIQSKIQSKILFASGLSVVDIEIECFYGEVYLIGVVADENMRQKLINIAKNTDGVSKIYTYIKIKQDKYNCDSLKIFSDLKTNLFKDSVVEGTNVRVSVVGCDVVFSGVVSSMEQEKHAIWYAKHIDGVADVYSFLKLSR; encoded by the coding sequence GTGATACTTAAGCCGTTTGTGATTTGTCTGTTTGTTTTTGTATTTGCAGGCTGTGTTGGCGGGCTTACGCCGGCTACTGGTGTGTTAAACGTATATGATGCATATTCGATCTCGCGAGATGAACGCGACATATCTTCCATAACAAAAGATAAATTTATCCAAAGTAAAATCCAAAGTAAAATTTTATTTGCGAGCGGACTTAGCGTGGTTGATATAGAGATCGAGTGCTTTTACGGCGAAGTTTATCTCATCGGCGTAGTTGCTGATGAAAATATGAGACAAAAGCTTATTAATATCGCTAAAAACACCGATGGCGTAAGTAAAATTTACACATATATAAAGATAAAACAAGATAAATATAACTGCGATAGTCTTAAAATTTTTAGTGATTTAAAGACAAATTTATTTAAAGATAGTGTGGTGGAGGGCACAAACGTTAGAGTTAGCGTTGTTGGTTGCGATGTCGTATTTAGTGGAGTTGTAAGTAGTATGGAGCAAGAAAAACACGCTATTTGGTATGCAAAACACATCGACGGAGTTGCCGATGTGTATTCGTTTTTAAAACTTTCTCGCTAA
- the dxr gene encoding 1-deoxy-D-xylulose-5-phosphate reductoisomerase, which produces MVVLGSTGSIGTNTLLLCKRHNINVEAISCGKNVELLNEQISNFSPKFVCVGDEKLRGEVKGISKDKIFIGQEGLLDMLEVSNSKKVVNSLVGFAGLRPSLKTQKLGKKLALANKESLVVGGKFLDTSKILPIDSEHFGLKFLLENKTKPSRLIITASGGAFYKTPLKSLKMATAKDALKHPNWSMGAKITIDSATMANKLFEVMEAYWLYGIKHIEALIEPTSMIHALVEFVDGSTSAHISRADMKLAISHAVLENVDETIISHTNLLELKSIKFHNISLKKYPIFSLKEQVLDTPDIGVVINAANEVGVFAFLKNECGFLDISRIVLKAAKKFRDAKILNEDEIFKLDKEVREFAKRELNAKI; this is translated from the coding sequence GTGGTAGTATTAGGCTCGACAGGTAGTATCGGAACAAATACACTCTTGCTTTGCAAGCGACATAATATCAATGTCGAAGCGATAAGTTGCGGTAAAAATGTCGAACTTTTAAATGAACAAATATCAAATTTCAGCCCTAAATTCGTTTGCGTTGGGGACGAGAAGCTAAGAGGCGAAGTAAAAGGCATATCAAAAGATAAAATTTTTATAGGGCAAGAGGGGTTGCTTGATATGCTTGAGGTCTCAAATAGTAAAAAAGTAGTAAATTCTTTGGTTGGTTTTGCGGGACTTAGACCTAGTTTAAAAACACAAAAGCTAGGTAAAAAGCTAGCACTTGCCAACAAAGAAAGCTTGGTTGTAGGCGGTAAATTTTTAGATACGAGTAAAATTTTACCGATAGATAGCGAACACTTTGGGCTTAAATTTTTACTTGAAAATAAAACAAAGCCAAGCCGTCTAATAATCACCGCTAGCGGCGGAGCTTTTTATAAAACACCTCTTAAATCCTTAAAAATGGCAACGGCAAAAGACGCACTAAAACATCCCAACTGGAGCATGGGCGCAAAGATAACTATAGACAGCGCAACTATGGCAAACAAACTTTTTGAAGTTATGGAGGCGTATTGGCTTTACGGTATAAAACACATAGAAGCACTCATAGAGCCTACTTCGATGATCCACGCGCTTGTTGAATTTGTGGATGGTTCAACGAGTGCGCATATCTCGCGTGCTGACATGAAGCTAGCTATCTCTCATGCCGTACTTGAAAACGTAGATGAAACAATTATATCTCATACAAATTTGCTAGAGCTAAAAAGTATAAAATTTCATAACATAAGCTTAAAAAAATATCCGATCTTTTCCTTGAAAGAGCAGGTTTTAGATACGCCTGATATCGGCGTTGTAATAAATGCCGCAAATGAAGTTGGAGTTTTTGCTTTTTTAAAGAATGAATGCGGATTTTTAGATATTTCACGTATAGTTTTGAAGGCTGCTAAGAAATTTAGGGATGCTAAAATTCTAAACGAAGATGAAATTTTTAAACTTGATAAAGAGGTTAGAGAGTTTGCAAAAAGGGAGTTAAATGCAAAAATATGA
- a CDS encoding YceI family protein has product MKKLKFSLALALLATFANAAVYELDPIHSSTSFKIKHLSISNVVGSFKSFKATADMDGEKLKSLSATIKTDSIFTDNDARDKHLRSADFFEVEKYPEIKFEMTGISGDDIKGNLTIKNVTKPVILEYEFGGKTVGQDGKAKVGFSLEGEIKRSDFDFAPSTSTVTLGDKIKIDIEVEAVAK; this is encoded by the coding sequence ATGAAAAAACTTAAATTTTCACTAGCACTCGCACTTCTTGCGACTTTTGCAAATGCCGCAGTTTACGAGCTAGACCCCATTCACTCAAGCACAAGCTTTAAGATAAAGCACCTTAGCATAAGTAACGTCGTGGGAAGTTTTAAGTCATTCAAAGCAACTGCCGATATGGACGGCGAAAAGTTAAAAAGTCTAAGTGCAACCATCAAAACCGACTCTATCTTTACCGATAATGACGCTCGCGATAAACACCTTCGTTCGGCTGATTTTTTCGAAGTAGAAAAATATCCTGAGATAAAATTTGAGATGACAGGCATTAGCGGCGATGATATAAAAGGAAATTTAACCATCAAAAACGTAACAAAACCTGTAATACTTGAGTATGAATTTGGCGGAAAAACAGTCGGCCAAGACGGTAAAGCAAAGGTTGGTTTTAGCCTTGAGGGCGAGATAAAAAGAAGCGACTTTGACTTTGCCCCTAGCACATCAACAGTAACCTTAGGAGATAAGATAAAGATAGATATTGAAGTTGAGGCGGTAGCAAAATAA
- a CDS encoding efflux RND transporter permease subunit produces MRRVFKFILNFNKLVIASVMIACLAFAYLSTKLSIDASAETLLIENDPDLDAWRKISQRYISPNFLVIAYTPKTDLFDKQNLELIKNLSDELKQNSMIDGVLSILTVPLLQSVEGGLSGILKHTPTLADKDINLTKVKQEFQTSPLYSKNLISQDLKTTAIVLHLKDDEKFNSLLGKRNDFLIKEKEVGLNPKELQEFERIKGEFKRYRDELRIKEHENLEQIKATIAKFHSDEHKLFLGGANMIADDMISFVRSDLYIYGISVALLLTFSLWMFFRQIRWVVLPVFICVISVIFTTGIFGLFGWEVTVISSNYVALQLIITISTVIHLIVSYREFFIKHPNFSQKQLVYLTLRDKFSPSFWAIFTTIVGFSSLMSAEIKPVIMLGVMMSSGIAISLVVAFLLFGSVVVNLSKLPPVRTFENKFHLTKQCASLAINSRKAVYLICAFIIIFGLIGISKLRVENSFIGYFKKDTQIYQGMEVIDTQLGGTIPVDVIVTFNEAKEETKNDEKEEKDEFEDEFSQQANDAKYWFNSYHTRIAQKVHAHLLEQNFIGHVSSLGTLIKVMKDLNNGTLDDFLLSAMYSELPDKYKNILLSPYVNVEHNQLRFSMRVVDSDKNLHRDEFLKELESGVKELVKNDNVTVQVVGMMVLYNNMLQNLISSQVDTFALTILLLFLVFCFIFKSIKLAMIAITANLIPLCTLFGVMGTLGVPLDVMSITIAAISIGIGVDDIIHYVHRLREELVTKPIIQSIKASHASIGYAMYYTSFTVFLGFSVMTTSNFIPTIYFGLLTDLVMAFMLLGALVILPSLVISFSKKG; encoded by the coding sequence ATGCGCCGAGTTTTTAAATTTATACTAAATTTCAACAAGCTTGTCATCGCCTCGGTGATGATAGCTTGTCTTGCGTTTGCGTATCTTAGCACCAAGCTTAGCATAGATGCTTCGGCCGAAACCCTGCTTATCGAAAACGATCCCGATCTTGACGCATGGCGTAAAATTTCACAGCGTTACATTTCGCCGAATTTCCTTGTCATCGCCTACACTCCAAAAACCGATCTTTTTGATAAACAAAATTTAGAGCTGATCAAAAATTTAAGCGACGAGCTAAAGCAAAACAGCATGATAGATGGAGTTTTATCCATACTTACCGTGCCATTACTTCAAAGCGTAGAGGGCGGTCTTAGCGGGATTTTAAAACACACGCCGACACTAGCGGATAAGGATATAAATTTAACCAAAGTAAAGCAAGAATTTCAAACAAGTCCGCTTTATAGTAAAAATTTAATCAGCCAAGACCTAAAAACAACCGCCATAGTTTTACATCTAAAAGACGATGAAAAATTTAACTCGCTTTTAGGCAAAAGAAATGATTTTTTAATAAAAGAAAAGGAAGTCGGTTTAAACCCAAAAGAACTTCAAGAATTTGAAAGGATAAAAGGCGAATTTAAAAGATACAGAGATGAACTTCGTATCAAAGAGCATGAAAATTTAGAGCAGATAAAAGCAACGATAGCCAAATTTCACAGTGATGAGCACAAGTTATTTTTAGGCGGAGCAAACATGATCGCTGACGATATGATAAGCTTTGTGCGCTCAGACCTTTACATATACGGCATAAGTGTGGCGTTGCTACTAACCTTTAGCCTATGGATGTTTTTTAGACAAATTCGCTGGGTTGTCTTACCTGTATTTATATGTGTCATAAGCGTTATCTTTACGACAGGTATATTTGGACTTTTTGGCTGGGAAGTAACAGTGATAAGCTCAAACTACGTTGCCCTTCAGCTTATCATAACCATATCGACTGTCATACACCTCATCGTAAGTTATAGGGAATTTTTCATAAAACATCCGAATTTTAGTCAAAAGCAGCTTGTATATCTTACCTTAAGAGATAAATTTAGCCCATCTTTTTGGGCGATATTTACGACGATAGTCGGCTTTAGTTCGTTAATGAGTGCAGAGATAAAGCCTGTTATCATGCTTGGTGTGATGATGAGTTCCGGTATCGCCATCTCGCTTGTGGTTGCGTTTTTGTTATTTGGCTCAGTTGTCGTAAATTTGAGCAAATTGCCTCCCGTTAGGACATTTGAAAACAAATTTCATCTTACAAAACAGTGTGCCTCTTTAGCCATAAACTCACGCAAAGCGGTATATCTTATATGTGCTTTTATCATTATTTTTGGACTTATAGGCATAAGCAAACTACGAGTAGAAAATAGCTTTATCGGGTATTTTAAAAAAGATACGCAGATATATCAAGGCATGGAAGTCATAGACACACAGCTTGGAGGCACGATACCTGTTGATGTTATAGTTACATTTAACGAAGCCAAAGAGGAGACAAAAAATGACGAAAAAGAGGAAAAAGACGAATTTGAAGATGAATTTAGCCAGCAGGCAAATGATGCAAAATACTGGTTTAACAGCTATCACACGCGTATAGCCCAGAAGGTACATGCGCATTTGTTAGAACAAAATTTCATCGGCCATGTAAGCTCTCTTGGAACTCTTATAAAAGTCATGAAAGACCTAAACAACGGCACTCTTGATGACTTTTTGCTATCTGCGATGTATAGCGAGCTCCCTGATAAATACAAAAACATCCTGTTAAGCCCTTATGTTAATGTCGAGCACAACCAGCTTAGGTTTAGCATGAGAGTTGTTGATAGCGATAAAAATTTACACCGCGATGAATTTTTAAAAGAGCTTGAAAGCGGTGTTAAAGAGCTTGTTAAAAACGACAATGTAACAGTGCAAGTCGTTGGCATGATGGTGCTTTATAACAACATGCTTCAAAATTTAATAAGCTCGCAAGTGGATACATTTGCACTTACCATACTTTTGCTATTTTTAGTATTTTGCTTTATATTTAAAAGCATAAAACTTGCAATGATAGCCATTACGGCAAATTTAATCCCCCTTTGCACGCTTTTTGGCGTAATGGGAACACTTGGTGTACCGCTTGATGTCATGAGTATAACCATAGCAGCGATTAGTATCGGTATCGGTGTTGATGATATCATACACTACGTCCACCGTCTTCGCGAAGAACTAGTGACAAAGCCGATCATACAAAGCATAAAAGCAAGCCATGCAAGCATAGGATATGCGATGTATTACACCTCTTTTACGGTATTTTTGGGCTTTAGCGTAATGACAACAAGCAACTTTATCCCGACTATTTATTTTGGTCTGCTAACAGACCTAGTGATGGCGTTTATGCTACTTGGGGCATTAGTGATACTACCAAGCCTTGTTATAAGCTTTAGCAAGAAAGGTTAG
- a CDS encoding NFACT RNA binding domain-containing protein, translated as MKYAHLQTLAKYFSKFKKINDIKRVGDMLLLINFDGNDIFFDLAKSGSAIYQNSEFKAIKTYNAPFDNALKKRLKSSKILEIKCLENNRILQISTSFDGSYKSIKSELYLEFTGRFTNAIITDENGVIIDALRHIENNFRQIKPGRVLKQLEAIAIKEKPCDEILDFNEFFKSEFNRLNRQNLENLRAVKMAQVQKKLQALQASLEALESEESLKSQSEDLRKKAGVLLANLSNLDEFQREFELSDFGGQKINFTLEDTPKVSANLYFTKAKRLTQKAHGVKLERENLNEKIKFYLSLEEMLENAKSLNELEILYPKRANIQKTQKNESENIQNFYIKEFKISIGRNEKGNIELLKNSKKDDIWLHLKDIPSAHVIIKTNKTKLDEEILNFAAKICVNFSVSGAGRYEVDYTKRQNVKISNGANVNYIDFRTIVVVK; from the coding sequence ATGAAATACGCACACTTACAAACATTGGCAAAATACTTTTCTAAATTTAAAAAGATAAATGACATTAAAAGAGTCGGCGATATGCTTTTGCTTATAAATTTTGACGGTAACGATATATTTTTCGACCTTGCAAAATCGGGCTCGGCGATATATCAAAACAGCGAATTTAAAGCGATAAAAACGTATAACGCTCCATTTGATAACGCGCTTAAAAAGCGTCTAAAAAGTTCAAAAATTTTAGAAATAAAATGTCTTGAAAATAATAGAATTTTACAAATTTCAACCTCGTTTGACGGTTCGTATAAAAGTATAAAAAGTGAGCTTTATCTCGAATTTACGGGACGCTTTACTAATGCGATCATCACGGATGAAAACGGCGTAATAATAGATGCACTTAGACATATCGAAAATAATTTTAGGCAGATAAAACCTGGCAGAGTGTTAAAACAGCTTGAGGCGATTGCTATAAAAGAAAAGCCGTGCGATGAGATTTTGGACTTTAACGAGTTTTTTAAAAGTGAATTTAATAGGCTTAATAGGCAAAATTTAGAAAATTTAAGAGCCGTTAAAATGGCTCAAGTTCAAAAGAAGTTGCAAGCATTGCAAGCTAGCTTAGAGGCGCTTGAGAGCGAAGAAAGTTTAAAATCTCAGAGCGAAGACCTTCGTAAAAAGGCAGGAGTTTTACTTGCAAATTTATCAAATTTAGATGAGTTTCAAAGAGAGTTTGAGCTTAGTGATTTTGGTGGTCAAAAGATAAATTTTACCCTTGAAGATACTCCTAAAGTCAGTGCAAATTTGTATTTTACAAAGGCTAAGCGTTTAACACAAAAGGCACATGGAGTTAAGCTTGAGAGAGAAAATTTAAACGAAAAGATAAAATTTTATCTTAGCTTAGAGGAGATGCTTGAAAATGCAAAAAGCCTTAATGAGCTTGAAATTTTGTATCCAAAACGTGCAAATATCCAAAAGACTCAAAAAAACGAGAGCGAAAATATACAAAATTTTTATATCAAAGAGTTTAAAATTTCAATAGGGCGAAACGAAAAAGGCAATATCGAGCTGCTAAAAAATTCCAAAAAAGATGATATTTGGTTGCATTTAAAAGATATTCCTAGTGCCCATGTGATAATAAAAACAAACAAAACCAAACTAGATGAGGAAATTTTAAATTTTGCAGCTAAAATTTGTGTAAATTTCAGCGTTAGCGGAGCAGGGCGATATGAGGTTGATTACACAAAAAGGCAAAATGTCAAAATTTCAAACGGTGCAAATGTAAATTATATTGATTTTAGGACGATAGTAGTTGTAAAGTAA
- a CDS encoding uracil-xanthine permease family protein: MQKYEGYKFGFKESLVGVQFLFVAFGALVLVPLLTGLDANVALFTAGAGTLLFQLITRKNVPPIFLASSFAFIAPISFGVKEWGIAATMGGLVFAGLFYVVLSFIVRVKGENFLHKMLPPVIVGPVIMTIGLILSPAAVNMAMGKNVTAYTQNEAMLVAGVSLVATILVMMLGRGMFRLIPILCGILVGYITSYFFGMIDFAPIMDAPWFKTPAFKTPVFELDPILYMVPIAIAPAIEHIGDMLAISNVTKENFLKNPGLKNTLLGDGIATSFAACFGGPPNTTYSEVTGAVSITKAYNPAIMTWTAITAIVLAFVGKLGAVLSTIPAPVIGGIMLLLFGIIASVGMETLVKHHVDLANPRNMIIVALIFVFAIGGMVLDFGVVSFSGIGLGAIVGIVLNLLLPRAKHYEGY; this comes from the coding sequence ATGCAAAAATATGAAGGTTATAAATTTGGCTTTAAAGAGAGTCTTGTAGGCGTTCAGTTTTTGTTCGTAGCTTTTGGTGCGCTTGTGCTTGTGCCACTACTTACAGGGCTTGACGCAAATGTTGCACTTTTTACCGCAGGTGCAGGTACGCTACTTTTTCAGCTCATCACGCGTAAAAATGTTCCGCCGATATTTTTAGCTAGTAGTTTTGCGTTTATCGCGCCTATTAGTTTTGGTGTAAAAGAGTGGGGGATCGCCGCTACTATGGGCGGGCTTGTATTTGCCGGACTTTTTTATGTTGTTTTATCCTTTATTGTTAGGGTAAAAGGAGAGAACTTTTTACATAAGATGTTACCGCCAGTTATCGTGGGACCTGTTATCATGACTATAGGTTTGATACTCTCTCCTGCTGCCGTAAATATGGCTATGGGTAAAAATGTCACCGCCTATACTCAAAATGAAGCTATGCTTGTAGCAGGCGTATCGCTTGTAGCTACGATCTTGGTTATGATGTTAGGTCGAGGAATGTTTCGTTTGATACCTATTTTGTGCGGTATATTAGTCGGCTATATTACGTCTTATTTTTTTGGTATGATAGACTTTGCTCCTATAATGGACGCTCCATGGTTTAAGACCCCGGCATTTAAGACTCCTGTTTTTGAGCTAGATCCAATACTTTATATGGTACCTATCGCGATTGCTCCTGCAATAGAGCATATAGGCGATATGCTTGCCATCTCAAATGTTACCAAAGAAAATTTCCTTAAAAACCCCGGTCTTAAAAATACACTTTTAGGTGATGGCATCGCAACTTCATTTGCCGCTTGTTTTGGCGGACCTCCAAACACAACCTACTCTGAAGTAACGGGCGCGGTTAGTATCACAAAAGCTTACAACCCGGCCATCATGACCTGGACTGCGATAACAGCTATCGTGCTTGCTTTTGTCGGAAAGCTAGGCGCTGTGCTTTCTACTATACCGGCTCCCGTTATCGGCGGTATCATGTTGCTACTTTTTGGCATAATCGCAAGCGTGGGTATGGAGACCTTGGTAAAACATCACGTAGACCTTGCAAACCCTAGAAATATGATAATCGTTGCTTTGATATTTGTATTTGCTATAGGCGGCATGGTGCTTGACTTTGGTGTTGTTAGTTTTTCGGGTATAGGACTTGGTGCAATAGTCGGTATAGTCTTAAATTTACTGCTTCCTCGCGCTAAGCATTACGAGGGATATTAG
- the tsaD gene encoding tRNA (adenosine(37)-N6)-threonylcarbamoyltransferase complex transferase subunit TsaD, producing the protein MILGIESSCDDSSVALLDIKNLELIYHKKISQEMEHSLYGGVVPELAARLHTKALPMLLEEIKPKFKEIKAIAVTNEPGLSVSLIGGVSMAKALSIALKVPLMAVNHLIGHIYSLFLNEEAKFPLGVLLVSGGHTMVLDIDESAKINLLLSTGDDSFGESFDKVAKMLGLGYPGGAVVQELALRSQNKVRFKFTVPLLHDKRLEYSFSGLKNQVRVEISKLANLNEDDMADICYAFENTACLHIMDKLTKVFEAHKFKRFGIVGGASANLNLRSRIEKLCQKHECELLLAPLKFCSDNAAMIARVGREKYLRGEFVKHNELMIKPRSEIDRA; encoded by the coding sequence ATGATTTTAGGCATAGAAAGTAGCTGCGATGATAGTTCGGTCGCACTTTTGGATATCAAAAATTTAGAACTTATCTATCACAAAAAAATTTCGCAAGAGATGGAACATAGCTTGTATGGCGGAGTTGTGCCAGAGCTTGCAGCTCGCCTTCATACAAAGGCTTTGCCTATGCTTTTAGAGGAGATAAAACCCAAATTTAAAGAGATAAAAGCTATCGCCGTGACAAACGAGCCTGGGCTTAGTGTTAGCCTAATAGGTGGTGTTAGCATGGCAAAGGCGCTAAGTATCGCACTTAAGGTGCCATTAATGGCTGTAAATCATCTAATAGGCCATATTTATTCGCTGTTTTTAAACGAGGAGGCGAAATTTCCGCTTGGGGTTTTGCTGGTGAGTGGCGGACATACGATGGTTCTTGATATAGACGAGAGCGCTAAGATAAATTTGCTTTTAAGCACCGGTGATGATAGCTTTGGCGAGAGTTTTGACAAGGTTGCAAAGATGCTAGGGCTTGGCTATCCAGGCGGTGCGGTCGTGCAAGAGCTGGCTCTAAGATCACAAAACAAAGTGAGATTTAAATTTACCGTGCCATTGCTTCATGACAAAAGGCTTGAGTATAGCTTTTCGGGGTTAAAAAATCAAGTTAGAGTTGAAATTTCAAAGCTTGCAAATTTAAATGAAGATGATATGGCTGATATTTGCTATGCTTTTGAAAACACTGCATGCTTGCATATAATGGACAAACTTACAAAAGTGTTTGAGGCGCATAAATTTAAGAGATTTGGCATAGTGGGTGGAGCTAGCGCAAATTTAAATCTTCGCTCACGCATAGAAAAACTGTGTCAAAAACACGAGTGTGAGCTGCTTTTAGCGCCGCTTAAATTTTGCTCGGACAATGCCGCTATGATAGCTCGCGTCGGACGAGAAAAATACCTAAGAGGTGAATTTGTAAAACACAACGAACTGATGATAAAACCTAGAAGCGAGATAGATAGGGCTTAA
- a CDS encoding phosphatidate cytidylyltransferase produces MGARIVTGVLMIAVLLVVFFINNYIFNFILLGAVLYFAFNESLKLYNIEHDKLVYVALVFYVLTFFTNPIFIAILAIMLVASVLAHIKSPDLRMVLPFIYPATPIFMMWMLYSEYGIGFLVWLIFGVAASDTAAYFVGKAIGKRKFSIASPNKTLEGVAGGIAAGTAVGIVCGSFVMEGFLQIICASFLLSIFGVWGDLFESYLKRSADVKDSGNIFPGHGGMLDRVDGYLFGVVALLWTLSW; encoded by the coding sequence ATGGGTGCACGTATCGTTACCGGAGTTCTTATGATCGCCGTGCTTTTGGTTGTGTTTTTTATCAACAATTATATTTTTAACTTTATTTTGCTAGGCGCCGTGCTTTATTTTGCGTTTAATGAGTCTTTAAAGCTTTATAATATCGAACACGACAAGCTTGTTTATGTTGCGCTTGTGTTTTATGTTTTGACATTTTTTACAAATCCAATCTTCATAGCCATACTTGCTATTATGCTGGTTGCTTCTGTTTTGGCTCACATTAAAAGCCCTGATCTTCGCATGGTGTTGCCGTTTATATATCCTGCAACTCCGATATTTATGATGTGGATGCTTTACTCTGAATACGGTATCGGCTTTTTGGTTTGGTTGATATTTGGTGTTGCAGCTAGTGATACCGCGGCGTATTTTGTCGGTAAAGCCATAGGTAAGAGGAAATTTTCTATCGCTTCGCCAAACAAAACTCTTGAAGGCGTTGCAGGCGGTATAGCCGCGGGAACGGCTGTTGGCATAGTTTGCGGAAGTTTTGTTATGGAAGGATTTTTGCAGATAATTTGCGCGAGTTTTCTTTTAAGCATATTTGGCGTATGGGGAGATTTGTTTGAGAGTTATCTAAAACGCTCTGCCGATGTCAAAGATAGCGGCAATATCTTTCCCGGACACGGCGGTATGTTAGACCGTGTTGACGGATACTTGTTTGGCGTTGTAGCTCTTCTTTGGACGCTTTCGTGGTAG
- a CDS encoding M99 family carboxypeptidase catalytic domain-containing protein, protein MKFLIKIFKILPFFVVLTFGSNLEYVLIKKGIQDDNTMLVIGGIQGDEPGGFLAASIVATDYNITKGSLWVVPNLNFPSIIQRNRGTKGDMNRKFGHIDQDDPDFKAVTNIKKVIADQNVSLVLNLHDGSGFYRPNYINEDENPRKWGNTCIIDQERLEGAKYPDLNAIATRVKDKINENILNQKHTYFIKNTQTAKGDLEMLKSLTYYAVTQDKSAFANEASKNLNAEQRTYYHLLAIEEYMRVVGIEFTRPFKLTVQDVKKAIEKEIRLSFYDDAFVLNIHNLKGALNFVPLKKSEINYSSSNPLIAVIKEQNGYKVQYGNRFVTRLNPQYFEHVEPLKDISLIVDGKNLNAKSGDKIGVKNSFNIAKQSEIRTNVIGYNSKNIDEAGENITKNRMLKSFSIDKEGNVYRVEFYKKQEGKDKFAGMILVEFR, encoded by the coding sequence TTGAAATTTTTGATTAAAATTTTTAAAATTTTACCGTTTTTTGTAGTTTTAACCTTTGGTTCAAATTTAGAATACGTTCTTATTAAAAAAGGTATTCAAGACGATAATACCATGCTTGTCATAGGCGGTATCCAAGGAGATGAGCCGGGCGGATTTTTGGCTGCGTCGATAGTGGCGACTGACTATAACATCACAAAGGGTAGCCTTTGGGTCGTTCCTAACTTAAATTTTCCAAGCATTATCCAGAGAAATCGCGGCACAAAAGGCGATATGAACCGTAAATTTGGGCATATAGACCAAGATGATCCTGACTTTAAAGCCGTAACTAATATTAAAAAAGTAATCGCTGATCAAAATGTTTCGCTTGTGCTAAATTTACATGATGGAAGCGGTTTTTATAGACCAAACTACATAAACGAAGATGAAAATCCGCGCAAATGGGGAAATACTTGCATAATAGACCAAGAACGTCTTGAAGGTGCGAAATATCCGGACTTAAACGCTATAGCAACTCGCGTTAAAGATAAGATAAATGAGAATATTTTAAACCAAAAACATACGTATTTTATCAAAAACACGCAAACGGCAAAGGGTGACTTGGAGATGCTAAAAAGTCTTACCTACTACGCCGTTACACAAGATAAGTCTGCCTTTGCAAACGAAGCTAGTAAAAATTTAAACGCCGAGCAAAGAACGTATTATCACCTTTTGGCGATTGAAGAGTATATGCGTGTTGTAGGGATTGAGTTTACGCGTCCGTTTAAGCTAACCGTTCAGGATGTAAAAAAGGCCATAGAAAAGGAAATTCGCCTAAGTTTTTATGATGATGCTTTTGTGCTTAATATCCATAACCTAAAAGGAGCACTAAATTTCGTTCCTTTAAAAAAAAGCGAGATAAATTACTCCTCGTCCAACCCGCTAATCGCCGTTATAAAAGAGCAAAACGGTTATAAAGTCCAATACGGCAACCGCTTTGTCACGCGTTTAAATCCGCAGTATTTTGAACATGTTGAACCTTTAAAAGATATTAGCTTGATTGTGGACGGCAAAAATTTAAATGCCAAAAGCGGAGATAAGATAGGTGTAAAAAATAGTTTTAACATCGCAAAACAGAGCGAAATTCGCACAAACGTCATCGGTTATAACTCAAAAAATATCGATGAAGCCGGTGAAAATATCACAAAAAATCGCATGCTAAAAAGTTTTTCCATAGATAAAGAAGGTAATGTTTATCGTGTGGAATTTTATAAAAAACAAGAGGGCAAAGATAAATTTGCCGGTATGATATTGGTGGAATTTAGATGA